CCACTCCACTTGGCAGTCCTTTACCCAATGCACACAGCTTTGTGAAGAAAGAAGAGTGCGTAACACTAGCTTCCACTGGTGTCAGCAAAGATTTGGAGTCATATCTCCTTATATCCCCATAAAGGTACGCATTCCTTAGAGACACATAAATAAGCAGGCAGGCCACTGAAATTACAGCCAAGAACACACCAAAGACAGCAATTACCGCTGCATCCCATTTTTCTGTGTCATTGGCTGCCAGCTTTAATCCTTTCGTGGTGACACTGACACATTTTGTGTCGCGGTTAAAGTGGATGCCACGGATATCCACACATACTTTGTATTGAGTAGAGGGCGTTAGATGAGTAAGGTTGTAGATTTGGATGTCTGAAGGAACTCTGGTAGTAAAAGCTGTAGTAGGACTGGCATCTGAGACGGTGTACCATTTAATGTTGGGGGCAAATATGCCTGGGGCAGCATTCCAGGAGATCAGGATGGAGTTTATCTCCACTAATTTCACTTCAACTGTCAAAGATCCATTTGCGGGTTGGGGAAAAAATCCATTGACCTCTACTGAAACAGACTTGAGATCAGCTCCGACAAGATTATGGGCAACACAGGTATAAAGACCAGCCTCGTTTTCTGTTATGTCATAGATGTCAAAAGTTCCTTCTGGGTGCATGTAGAATTTCTCAGACACAGTGTTTGGAAGAACACGGGTGCCAGTTGGGGTAATCCAGTAGATCTCCGGCTCTGGTTCAGCAAAAGCCCGACAATGGAGTGATACTGAGCTCCCATTCCGTGCTTTAACATGGCCGGGCATGCTTTCAGGAGATATGAGTGGCAGACAAATCTCCATCATTTCTCTGAAGTGCACTTGCCGGACATGCTGGCCCTCGTACTCGGGAGGCTCGACACAGTACAGGGAATCTGGCTCCATGAAGCGGATGTTGGTCTTGTTCATGTTCATCCAGCGCACTACACAGTCACAGCGAATGGGGTTGCTGTGCATGCTGACTTCTCTTAGATTTGGGAGCGATTCAACAGTAATCCTGTGAAGGGCGCTGAGAGCATTGCTATTAAGCATCAGGGTTTCAAGCCGTGGTAGTTTGTAGAAAGCTTTTGGGTGGATGTAAGAGAGTTTAGGATTGTTAGTGGCTTCTATTTTGGTCAGCTCAGGCAGGTTATTCAGAGCAAAGCTGTCGATGGAAACCAGATCTGGCATGCTATTAATTCCCAGTTCTTTTAAATGGAACATATCAACAAAGTCCCCTCTCTGTATCCTTGCAATGGGGTTTTTATTCAAATCCaaaaactttagattttttACACTTCTCAGGGCAGTATGAGGTACCTCAGGAAAAGTATTATCGTAGAAAGAGATGCTTTCCAAGTTATCAAGACCAGCTAGCGCATCATCCGGAAGCTGTGAGAGGTTCATTCGAGTTAGAACAAGACTACGGAGGTTACCGAGAGGCTTAAAGTTCATATCCTCGATGGAGAGAACCGGATTTTCACCAATCATTAGGATCTCCAGATTTGACATGGGTTCAAACCATTCTCTTTTAATAACCTTCAGCTTGTTGGAATTGATGTGAAGACGCACAAGATTGCTTAGACCCTGAAAAGCCAGAGGAGAAATGGATGAGATGAGGTTGTGGTTCATGTAGAGTTCTTGAAGATTAGGGACTTCTGACAGGCATTGGTCGGGTAGTTCTCGTATCCAGTTTTCCTCCATATGAAGGGACAGCAACTGAGGAAGGTTCCCCAATTGGACATCACAGATTGATGATAAATTGTTCTGCGATAAATCAATCTCTGTGACATTGGTCAGGTATTCCAAAGCTTTGTCAATCTTGGCGACATTATTTGTTTGCAGTAATAATACTTGTGTGCCCACTGGTAACTTTTCTGGAATGGTAAAGAGCCCCAAGTCATTGCAGTCAACAGTCTGTGCTTCCATGTACACTGACCGCGGAGAAAACCAGGGTCTAATCTCACATACACAAAGCTTCGGGCAATCAGGCCTCACCTCAGTGGCCACTATAAAAGAGGCCATGGCCAGGCCAACAAAAAGACAATCCACAAATGACACGTCCTTCATATTGGACCGATCCCCTTGAAGAAATTGGTCCTTGTAGATGAAGTGATCTCAGCTGTTATCTTCAAAAATAATGAATCATGGGCTGAAGCAGCTGAGGTGAAGAATGACTCAGTGTATCTTTCACAAATGCTGTCCTTTGCACCACCAATACACTTCCTGCCAGGTCTTTTGGGTTGTTGTTGTATGGATGCCCTCAGTGCCCCCTGTTCGTGGTTAAATTTGGGGGTAAATGTTTTTTATACACACCCAAAAAGATAAGTAatgttgaggaaaaaaatgggaAATGTTACTTCAGAGTGTTTGGATTAAACACATTGATACATTTCCACTTAGAAGTCCGCCTCTTCTTTAAAGATTAATGTCCGCAGTGATTGTCTTCCAGAGTCCATAACCCGGGTCATTCCTACCTGTGAAAGACAAACAAGAAAGAAAGTCCATGTGAGTATTACTAAACCATAGAGAGGACTACTTCAGAGGAGGAGGATTTCAGAATCCTGACATTCAATATATAACCAATACATGTTGACATTTATACACGCTGCCTTCAAGACATAGAACAATGGGTTTATAGCTGCTTGACCTTCTACACTTCATTTCAGGCGATGTAAAACATGTGCCCTCACCACATGGTTTTCCATCATCATGTTAGCAGTGTGAGTTTATTATTGCTGAAAAAGAAGGCTTTATTAAGAGTCCTATATGGCAGACTTTCCAGGGCTTAAGTATTAACCTCTCGGGGCAAACTGCTCGAACACACTGGAATATGCCAGTCACTATAGCAACAAGCACAGTAAATGAGCAGCCATTACCACTCTATGCAGTTACAGGAATTTGGGAAATCCAAATAAGCAGTAATCTCCtttgcacatgtttttttttttaggaaatgcaTTGTTAGAGATGAATCAAAAATTTGAATGACCATGTTTCTAGTTATTTCCAAACATGAGCCTTCAAAATTATCATTGGCTGCTTATGAAACATTagtatgacataaaaaaaaacaataagatgGTAAAACGCAGTGTGACTAAAAGGCCTACTACAAATGGCATGTACACATGAGACAATTTAGAAATTTGATGAAGATACTTTTCTAAATAAAGacctgtttttatttctgttacaCTTCATGGATTATTTAAGGAGTCATTTATGAACTTTGGAATAATTCAAATGCATTAATAAGCAGATTTACTAGTTGGATGGACATATAGGGAATGGATGATGTATGAATGGATTATTGAATGGAATGAGTGACaacataaaattataattatataacaaaataatgtgtttaacCTCTATTATCAAACTGTGCAGCCCATTCCATCCCAAGATCAGTGTGATGGCACTTGTAATGTGCCTTcgattttccaaaaaaatgaatgaaaaatatgaaattcaccTTTCAGAAATCGGAATGTTATCAATTTTTaagatgttttaattattttcttaacCAAATCAAGCACACATTCCAATATGACCCTGAATAAACCCTCACATGTATATTCTTGAAAAATAGAATGTATTTACACACGATTTGTCTCTGTAAACAGGTGGTCAGAAAGACTTAATAGACGTAAGACGTAATATGACTGAATTAATGTTTCAATCACCTTTTGTaattgaaatcacaatatgACACTGACTAAACCCTTGccgacatgttttgggacaatattacACATTTCCAGAGCATTTTTTGCCATAAAAAAGATGGTTTAATGTCTTGCTCTGGCAAGTGTAGCAAACAGCTGGATGTCTATTCTCGCATAAAATCTTGTGTTTCAGTGCATTTCTGCTGTGTATTAATATGGCATTTTTGAAAAGAGTTAATTGTATAAGGCATGTTTGGCACAATTTTGATTTTGGGAATAGCCAGTAATGACATATAACTAGGGAAATACGATGAATGAAACAGAAATGtgtacaggtgtgtgtgtaaagTCTGAGACGCAATAGGGGCAAATTTGAAAAGGGAAATCGAAGGCTCTATTAAAGGCCTTAAAACATCAGCCACCACATCATGAGAAAATGTCAATTCAAGATAGAGGATAAAATGGAAAGATGCAAGAGGAGAAGTGTGACGGCGGCTGAGAAATGAGAACAAGAGAGGAGAAATGATTCCATTTCATCACCCTTGCTGTTTCCACCTGAGTGGTCACGGGGGAGatgtagaaaaatatataaataactgaACGAAAACTTCGGAAGGAAGCAGAAATGCTGCAGTACGCCCCCCTGGCAAAAACTAGTTGGAGTTTCATTTCTTAACCTTTGCTCCAGCCTGAGTGAGTTTGGTTTGCAGACAGACATGGGGCTTGGGAAAGTAGAGCTAATGCATGAGTGGGgaggtttatttttcctacAGCACCTGGCAGTTTAATAAGCTTCCACACCCAAAGCATTCTGATAAGCAAGCTTTAGGTTTCCTGTCTGAGCACTGGCACCGGGGGTAATGCAGTTGATCTAGACCCTGGAAGTAGTGGACCAACAGAATCGCAGCTAGAGTATTCTCtaagccagtgtttctcaaatgggggtacgtgatggcactgaaagcataaaaaatatggggtttaaaACTGTTGAACCACTAACCATTATTGTTAAATATAGCactattttaccaaatttgttGGATTCCCgagtctattttttttccccatatgaACAATTTAGGTGTCAAATAACAGtgcttcattttaaaaattattattattgttattattattatggcatttttgaaatgtcatcatggaaatgaaaaagtcttggttgtttttttggtttttgtttttgttttttaaacagagagacagatttggttattttttaacaGCTTGGATAATATAAATGCTTGCTTGTCCACATTAATTAAAGCAAGCGATTGGATTAAAATGGCTTTTGAGGACAATTGGCGAGATGTAGTAGCCACGCACCCAACATATTCTCTCTCAGATTAACAAGGATAAAAATTGTATTAACAATCATCCAATAAGTGGTTGGTAAAATTAAAAGTCCTGTAATGAAAttggctttttttcccctcagcaTACACAACCATACTAGCCCAAACTTCACACACTGTCTAGGACTAGCAGCGCATCATTCAACATTAGCATTGTTAGAATTAGTCCAATGGCGTCACCAAGCTGTTAGCTTAGTCATGAATGGACAACTGAGAAACCTCAAACTTTAGTTTCTAAAATGTTAATCGACATTTGTAATGGTAAAGAAGATGTGAGGCTTCCTAGTATTTGAAAATAACAACAaggacaaaatatatttttatttgtttagttagTTGATTAACTACATGATAAATATGGAATAACATCACAGATTAACAaagtatttcaataaaaaaaacatacttgaATCTATTATTCTTAAATGTGTTCAATAATACATTGAATAAGTTTCTTGAAAGACAAATTTTAAAATAAGCAATCTGCATGTGTTAAAGCAACACTGATGAAGTGAAAGGCGAAGagacaaaggtaaaaaaaaaaaaaaaaggtttctagCTTGCTTGCCACCTGTGTT
This genomic window from Gouania willdenowi chromosome 6, fGouWil2.1, whole genome shotgun sequence contains:
- the lrrn3b gene encoding leucine-rich repeat neuronal protein 3 gives rise to the protein MKDVSFVDCLFVGLAMASFIVATEVRPDCPKLCVCEIRPWFSPRSVYMEAQTVDCNDLGLFTIPEKLPVGTQVLLLQTNNVAKIDKALEYLTNVTEIDLSQNNLSSICDVQLGNLPQLLSLHMEENWIRELPDQCLSEVPNLQELYMNHNLISSISPLAFQGLSNLVRLHINSNKLKVIKREWFEPMSNLEILMIGENPVLSIEDMNFKPLGNLRSLVLTRMNLSQLPDDALAGLDNLESISFYDNTFPEVPHTALRSVKNLKFLDLNKNPIARIQRGDFVDMFHLKELGINSMPDLVSIDSFALNNLPELTKIEATNNPKLSYIHPKAFYKLPRLETLMLNSNALSALHRITVESLPNLREVSMHSNPIRCDCVVRWMNMNKTNIRFMEPDSLYCVEPPEYEGQHVRQVHFREMMEICLPLISPESMPGHVKARNGSSVSLHCRAFAEPEPEIYWITPTGTRVLPNTVSEKFYMHPEGTFDIYDITENEAGLYTCVAHNLVGADLKSVSVEVNGFFPQPANGSLTVEVKLVEINSILISWNAAPGIFAPNIKWYTVSDASPTTAFTTRVPSDIQIYNLTHLTPSTQYKVCVDIRGIHFNRDTKCVSVTTKGLKLAANDTEKWDAAVIAVFGVFLAVISVACLLIYVSLRNAYLYGDIRRYDSKSLLTPVEASVTHSSFFTKLCALGKGLPSGVEVKATVINVSDNAF